One window from the genome of Pempheris klunzingeri isolate RE-2024b chromosome 7, fPemKlu1.hap1, whole genome shotgun sequence encodes:
- the LOC139204118 gene encoding granzyme A-like — protein MMFCQRDFIICLCCVVILNAQSSHGAEIIGGKEVKPHSMPFMALLEGNKGMCGGILISPSWVLTAAHCAEIKTVLLGVHSIKEKEKDSRQVLKVKSHFPHPCYDEADKVNDLMLLKLNKRVKETKTVKSLQLGNTAKEPTAGTKCLVAGWGTTNNKVKKMSNVLMSVNVTVIDRVKCNSPEYYNFTPVITRNMVCAGSDGKNMADTCQGDSGGPLLCNGALVGVTAFGIKCGLIKKPGVYSFLSANQLIWIKKIMKKSEIE, from the exons ATGATGTTCTGCCAGAGGGATTTCATTATTTGCCTCTGTTGTGTGGTCATCCTTAATGCACAATCAA GTCATGGCGCTGAGATTATTGGTGGGAAAGAAGTGAAGCCCCACTCGATGCCTTTCATGGCTCTGCTGGAGGGCAATAAAGGGATGTGTGGAGGGATACTGATCAGTCCATCATGGGTCCTGACTGCTGCCCACTGTGCTGA AATTAAGACGGTGTTGCTGGGGGTGCACTCcatcaaagaaaaggaaaaggactCCAGGCAGGTCCTAAAGGTTAAGAGCCACTTTCCTCATCCCTGCTATGATGAAGCAGACAAGGTCAATGACCTCATGTTGCTCAAG CTTAACAAACGAGTGAaggaaaccaaaacagtgaaatcCCTCCAGCTGGGTAACACCGCCAAAGAACCAACAGCCGGCACAAAGTGTCTGGTGGCTGGATGGGggacaacaaacaacaaagtcaaGAAAATGTCGAATGTACTGATGTCAGTCAACGTGACTGTGATCGACAGAGTGAAGTGCAACTCTCCTGAATATTACAACTTCACCCCTGTTATCACCAGAAACATGGTATGTGCTGGTTCAGACGGTAAAAACATGGCCGACACCTGTCAG GGGGACTCCGGAGGGCCACTGTTGTGCAATGGAGCGCTAGTGGGAGTCACTGCTTTTGGAATAAAGTGTGGTCTGATAAAAAAGCCCGGAGTTTACTCTTTCCTCTCAGCAAATCAACTCATCTGGATCAAAAAGATAATGAAGAAGTCTGAAATAGAATGA
- the LOC139203990 gene encoding small ribosomal subunit protein uS8-like: MVRMNVLADALKSINNAEKRGKRQVLIRPCSKVIVRFLTVMMKHGYIGEFEIIDDHRAGKIVVNLTGRLNKCGVISPRFDLQLKDLEKWQNNLLPSRQFGYIVLTTSAGIMDHEEARRKHTGGKILGWYL, encoded by the coding sequence ATGGTGCGCATGAACGTTCTCGCAGATGCTCTGAAAAGCATCAACAATGCTGAGAAGCGTGGGAAACGCCAGGTCCTCATCAGGCCCTGCTCCAAGGTTATTGTGCGCTTCCTCACTGTCATGATGAAGCACGGTTACATTGGTGAGTTTGAGATCATTGACGACCACAGAGCCGGGAAAATTGTCGTCAATCTCACAGGCAGGCTGAACAAGTGTGGTGTGATCAGTCCACGTTTTGATCTCCAGCTCAAGGATTTGGAGAAGTGGCAGAACAACCTGCTGCCCTCAAGACAGTTTGGATACATTGTGCTGACCACTTCAGCTGGCATCATGGACCACGAAGAGGCCAGACggaaacacacaggaggcaAAATCCTTGGatggtatctgtga
- the gpx8 gene encoding probable glutathione peroxidase 8 → MEALGGYPAKSSGPKAKKLTVLLSMTVGVGCLFLLQTQLVKPRKPKDFYSFEVKDAKGRTVSLEKYRGKASLVVNVASRSEQTEANYRSLQELHRELGTSHFNVLAFPCGQFGDTEPGTSREIEAFAKSTHGVTFPFFSRIKIMGSEADPAFKFLTDSVQKTPKWNFWKFLVNPEGKVVRFWRADEPMESVRQEATMLVREIILKKRVEL, encoded by the exons ATGGAGGCCTTAGGGGGCTACCCCGCCAAGTCCTCCGGCCCCAAAGCGAAGAAGCTGACGGTGCTGCTGAGCATGACGGTCGGTGTCGGCTGTCTGTTCCTCCTGCAGACGCAGCTGGTGAAGCCGAGAAAACCGAAGGATTTTTACTCTTTCGAGGTCAAGGACGCGAAGGGGAGGACGGTTTCCCTGGAGAAGTACCGAGGGAAA GCGTCTCTGGTTGTAAACGTGGCGAGTCGCAGCGAGCAGACGGAGGCGAACTACAGGTCTCTGCAGGAGCTCCACCGGGAGCTGGGCACCTCTCACTTCAACGTCCTGGCCTTCCCCTGCGGCCAGTTCGGGGACACCGAGCCCGGGACCAGCCGGGAGATCGAGGCTTTCGCCAAGTCCACCCACGGCGTCACCTTCCCCTTCTTCAGCCGGATCAAAATCATGGGCTCGGAGGCTGACCCTGCCTTCAAGTTTCTCACAG ATTCTGTGCAGAAAACCCCAAAGTGGAACTTCTGGAAGTTTCTGGTGAACCCGGAGGGGAAAGTGGTCCGTTTCTGGCGAGCGGATGAGCCCATGGAGAGCGTTCGACAAGAGGCCACGATGCTGGTGCGTGAAATCATCCTGAAGAAGCGGGTGGAGCTATGA
- the LOC139203601 gene encoding multicilin-like has product MDRHKPGEFRLYQLLFKPGSFSPAATSDLLKMQRGRAVFGDVCRNQMDQRERMRRAAINRKDKVLVPRSSSPVNVYVELPCIIEQAFSTIAWDDLEDCASVVRRESDSLGSQVNESDGDDQDFGDYALDFMADSPATLESSLSPAELVPFQGCVMPLLTPQQHSSSGYSQVQSSTEAEYSLAQDGALWEGIAQCRGRMLGDSLEVNSQYHETLHRKQGQIDSLQERNHHLRQLASRAKHLASVLEKLMTVTDPNVGEPVLPCGEKTSLSPCKRQRLDEGYETESSDSVEDMLRDVSTRCNAVLHGAAAGTRSQQESETVRLYGAFSGLQTSISKDSSTTIDGAEPEESVSSFRTSIREHCTIKTQVFPHGRAFTSRTQQGGYRFRWVPNHS; this is encoded by the exons ATGGACAGACACAAGCCGGGAGAATTTCGTCTATATCAGCTCTTATTCAAACCAGGGTCCTTTAGTCCTGCAGCCACATCTGACCTGTTGAAGATGCAACGAGGCAGAGCTGTGTTTGGCGATGTGTGCCGTAACCAAATGGATCAAcgggagaggatgaggagagctGCAATAAACAGAAAG GATAAAGTGCTGGTGCCCAGAAGCAGCAGCCCGGTCAACGTGTATGTTGAGCTCCCCTGCATCATCGAACAAG CTTTCTCAACAATCGCATGGGATGATTTGGAGGACTGCGCGTCTGTGGTGCGACGGGAGAGCGACTCCCTCGGCTCTCAG GTGAATGAATCTGATGGAGATGACCAAGACTTTGGAGATTATGCGTTGGATTTCATGGCAG ATTCTCCTGCCACTCTGGAGAGCAGTCTGTCTCCAGCTGAACTGGTGCCATTTCAGGGATGCGTCATGCCTCTCCTCACACCTCAGCAGCACTCGTCTTCAGGGTACAGTCAGGTTCAATCCTCCACAGAAGCAGAATACTCACTCGCCCAAGACGGTGCTCTATGGGAGGGCATTGCTCAGTGTCGAGGCAGGATGTTGGGAGACTCATTGGAAGTCAACAGTCAG TACCATGAGACTCTCCACAGAAAACAGGGACAGATCGACTCCCTTCAAGAGAGAAACCATCACCTCAGGCAGCTGGCCAGCCGGGCAAAGCACCTGGCTTCAGTACTTGAA AAACTGATGACAGTCACAGACCCAAATGTAGGAGAACCAGTGTTGCCTTGTGGTGAGAAAACCTCACTGAGTCCCTGTAAGCGGCAGCGGCTGGATGAAGGATATGAAACAGAGTCCTCTGACTCAGTGGAGGACATGTTGAGGGACGTCAGCACGCGCTGCAATGCTGTCCTGCACGGCGCTGCTGCTGGAACAAGATCACAGCAGGAATCAGAGACTGTGCGCCTGTACGGTGCATTCTCAGGCCTACAGACCTCTATCTCCAAAGACAGCAGCACTACAATAGACGGAGCCGAGCCTGAAGAGAGTGTCTCATCATTCAGAACTTCTATCAGAGAACACTGCACCATAAAGACTCAGGTGTTTCCTCATGGACGTGCCTTCACCTCAAGGACTCAGCAAGGAGGATATCGCTTTCGCTGGGTTCCGAACCACAGCTGA
- the LOC139203600 gene encoding cell division cycle protein 20 homolog B-like: protein MSASCSRLRGGEMDNLRKMLRDFVGKRRHCPFEGQNDAHHESYKRFRRRIIQRSSSDAPATSTPLSTGRRREQSFEIDAVCQRLQLEESPPGHHEPEHRVLQGNHQETALAGGVLHCRDVTTPKPPLTVAARGRPAADNAPEQRWVWRATVQEQGNAQQAGSDEREHDLQPFAALVKASVSLQGKSVMKLAAPSLLNDYYINLLDCSCNGVVALALGSSVYLWNSETRALAGCLDPSTQPGRPYSQIWSVSSVCWSRDGRALCIGTRRGEIQLWDVEQKQNMRSLPSHLSVVRALSWKQQLLSSGCGLGRIHHLDPRAPSPLVGAAVQEDGICSLQWSPGDDWLASGSTEGRLCIWDGDVAGLTGSRQPVTTVKQPSAVKAMAWCPWQRKMIATGGGWKDGELRIWDTESGTCVTSANTNSQICSLRWAEKMRYLVTGHGLPHHQITRWTWEFPSLSPTCQLTGHSQRVLHLALNPDSTQIFSAAADQRFHIWDA from the exons ATGAGCGCGTCCTGCAGCAGGCTGAGAGGTGGAGAGATG GACAATTTGAGGAAAATGCTGAGAGATTTTGTAGGAAAGAGGAGACACTGCCCCTTCGAG GGACAAAATGACGCCCATCACGAATCGTACAAGCGCTTCAGGAGGAGGATCatccagaggagcagcagcgaCGCTCCTGCTACCAGTACACCGCTGTCCACTGGGCGGCGGAGGGAGCAAAGCTTTGAGATTGATGCAGTGTgtcagaggctgcagctggaggagtcTCCACCTGGACACCATGAACCAGAGCACAGAGTCCTGCAGGGAAACCACCAAG AGACAGCGTTGGCGGGTGGCGTGTTGCACTGTCGAGATGTCACAACACCAAAACCACCACTCACTGTTGCTGCCAGGGGACGACCTGCTGCAGACAATGCCCCAGAACAG CGGTGGGTGTGGAGAGCTACAGTTCAAGAACAAGGAAATGCTCAACAGGCTG GTTCTGATGAGAGAGAACATGACTTGCAGCCATTTGCTGCTCTGGTCAAAGCTTCTGTGAGTCTGCAGGGAAAGTCTGTGATGAAGTTGGCGGCACCGTCACTGCTGAACGACTACT ACATTAATCTTCTCGACTGCAGTTGCAATGGTGTGGTTGCTTTAGCGCTGGGCTCTTCTGTTTACCTTTGGAATTCAGAAACTCGCGCTCTGGCGGGATGTTTGGACCCGAGCACACAACCAGGACGACCATACAGTCAGATTTGGTCCGTCTCGTCCGTGTGCTGGAGCAGAGACGGCAGAGCTCTCTGCATCGGGACCAGACGAGGAGAGATACAG TTGTGGGACgtagaacagaaacagaatatgAGGAGTCTGCCATCACACTTGTCTGTGGTCAGAGCTCTTTCCTGGAAACAGCAGTTACTCAGCAG CGGCTGTGGGCTTGGACGGATCCATCACCTTGACCCCCGTGCTCCCTCACCCCTGGTGGGCGCTGCCGTCCAGGAGGACGGGATCTGCAGCCTTCAGTGGTCACCGGGAGACGACTGGCTGGCCAGCGGCTCTACAGAAGGCCGTCTCTGCATATGGGACGGTGACGTCGCAGGGCTCACAGGGTCACGTCAGCCAGTCACTACGGTGAAACAACCCAGTGCCGTTAAG gcAATGGCGTGGTGTCCATGGCAGAGGAAGATGATCGCTACAGGAGGGGGTTGGAAGGACGGAGAGCTGAGAATCTGGGACACAGAGTCAGGGACTTGTGTGACTTCTGCCAACACAAATTCACAG ATCTGTTCTCTACGTTGGGCTGAAAAGATGAGATatctggtcacaggtcacggCCTTCCTCATCACCAAATCACCCGCTGGACGTGGGAGTTTCCCTCCCTCAGCCCGACCTGCCAGCTCACAG gccATTCTCAGCGAGTCCTGCACTTGGCCTTAAACCCTGACAGCACTCAGATTTTCTCAGCGGCAGCAGATCAGCGCTTTCACATCTGGGACGCGTAA